CGGTGCTCTTCTACAACAAGGAGCTCTACCGCAAGGCGAAGCTCGACCCCGCCAAGCCGCCCACCACGCTGAGCGAGTGGGACCAGCAGGCCCGGGCCGTGGACGCGCTGGGCGGCGGCGTCGACGGCACCTTCTTCGGCGGCAACTGCGGTGGCTGTGGTGTCTTCACCTGGTGGCCGTCCGTCTGGGCCGGGGGAGAGGAAGTACTGAACAAGGAAGGCACCGAGGCCAACCTGGACTCCGCCACCGCGAAGAAGGTCTACGACACCTACCGGGGCTGGGTGCAGGACGACATCGTGGCCCCCGGCGCACGCGACGAGACCGGCACCACCTGGACCGGCGTCTTCCCGAAGGGAAAGGTCGGCGTCATGCCCATGCCGTCGACCACGCTGGGCCTGATGCCCAAGAACCTGGACCTCGGTGTCGCCCCCATCCCCGGACCCGACGGCGGCACCTCCACCTTCGTCGGCGGTGACGCCATCGGCATCTCCGCCACCAGCAAGTCGGCCGACCAGGCCTGGAACTTCCTCGCCTGGTCACTGGGTGACGAGGCCCAGGTCGACGTGGTCGCCGCACACAAGGACGTCGTGGCCCGCACCGACCTCGCCGCCAACAAGTACTCCGCCGCCGACCCGCGCCTCGTCACCATCAACCAGCTCGTGACGAACGGCCGCACCCCGTACGCCCTGAAGTTCGGCCAGACCTTCAACGACCCCAACGGGCCCTGGCTGTCCCTGATGCGCGACGCCGTCTTCGGCGACGGAACGTCCGTCGAGAAGGACAACAAGGCGGTCACCGCCTCACTGGCCGACTGAACGGCACGGCACCGGACGCACCGGACCCCGGCACGACCCCTCCCACGTCACCCGGCAGAGGAGAGCCATGCAGGTCAAGGCGCCCGACCGAGCGACCACCGCGGACCGGCCCGCGGTGCGGCGCCCGGCCCGCCGACCCCGTACCGCCGCGCCCCGCCGGCACTCCCGCACGATCCAGGGCCTCGGCTACGCGGCCCCCACGGCCGTGTTCGTCGCCGTCTTCTTCCTGCTGCCCCTCCTCCTCGTCGGGCAGATGTCGCTCAGCGACTGGCCGCTGCTCGCCGGAGACCAGGGCGGCAACGCCCCGGAGAACTACACCGACGTCACCGACAGCCCCCTGTTCTGGCCCGCCGTCCGCTTCACCCTCCTCTACACAGGGATCGTCACGGTCGTCCTGCTCGGCCTGGCGCTTCTCCTCGCCCTGCTGGTGCAGGAGTCCCGCCCCGGCGCCGGCTTCTTCCGTACGGTGTACTTCCTGCCCGGCGCCCTCGGACTCGCCTCGGCCTCCCTGCTCTTCTGGGGCCTCTACAGCCCCACCACCGGCCCGCTCAGCCGCGTCCTGGAGCGGCTCGGCCTCGTCGACGACCCGGTCTCCTTCCTCGGCACGCCGACCTCCGCCCTCCTGTCGACGGTGTTCCTCGTCGTCTGGAAGTTCGCCGGTTTCTACATGCTGATCCTGCTCGTCGGTCTCCAGCGCATCCCCCACGAGGTGTACGAGGCGGCCCGGATGGACGGCGCGCGCCGCGGCCAGATCTTCCGCTCCATCACGCTGCCGCTGCTGCGTCCGTCGCTCGCCCTCTCCCTGCTGCTCTGCGTGACCGGATCACTGCTCGCCTTCGACCAGTTCTTCGTCCTCACCAAGGGCGGACCCGACAACAGCACCGTCACCGTCGTGCAGTTGATCTACCGCGAGGCGTTCCAGCGGCTGAACCTCGGCACCGCGGCAGCCCTGTCGATCGTCGTGCTGGCCGCGCTGCTCCTCCTCAACGCCCTTCAATTCCGCGGTCTTCGCCGCGCCGACGAGTCATGACCCGCTCGAGACAGGAGACTTCGGTGCTCACCAGAGCCCTCGGCCGGACGCCCTACTACGTCGTCGCCGGAGGACTGGCCGTCATCTTCCTCTTCCCGTTGCTGTGGAACGCCTGGGCCTCGGTCAGCGCACAGCCCGGCACCGCGCAGGAGACCGGCTACGGCCTCGGCAACTACCGCACGCTGCTCGACTACGACGCCGGCCTGTGGCGGTACCTCGGCAACAGCACCGTCGTCGCCGCGCTCACCGTCGCGCTGACCCTCGGTGTCTCCCTGCTCGGCGGCTACGCCTTCGCCCGCTTCGACTTCCCGGGCAAGAACCTGCTGTTCCTGCTGACCCTGGCCATCCTCATGGTCCCGTACGCCACGCTCCTGATCCCGCTCTACGTGCTGCTCGGCAGGCTCCACCTCCAGAACTCGCTGCTCGGGCTGAGCCTGGTGCTGGCCATGTTCCAACTGCCGTTCGCCACCTTCATGATGCGTATCTCCTTCGAGGCGGTGCCGCGCGAACTGGAGGAGTCGGCCCTGGTCGACGGATGCGGCACCGCGGGCGCGCTGCGCCGGGTACTCCTTCCGGCGGTGCGACCGGGGCTGATCACGGTGGGGCTGTTCGCCTTCCTCGCGGCCTGGAACGACTTCATCGCACCGCTGATCCTCATCTCGGACAGCGAGAAGGCACCTCTGCCGCTGGCCGTCGCGAACCTGCGCCAGCAGAGCATGGGCGCCGTGGACTACGGCGCCACCGAAGCCGGGGTGGTGGTGCTCGCCGTGCCCTGCCTGCTCCTCTTCCTGCTGCTCCAGCGGCACTACGTACGGGGCTTCATGGCGGGCGCGCTCAAGGGCTGAAGCCCTCGCACCCGCATGGAACCCTCGCACCTGCACGCAAGCCCATGCACCTGCACGGACGGCCTGACGGACCACCTGCACGGCCATACCTGACGGACCACCGAAGGGACGAACCGAAGGCATGAACTGGTGAGGGAGAACACGGCGCGGTCATCCTTTGTGCCGGTGGCGCCGACCCGGGGACGGCTGCGGCCGCTCGGCCTCGACGAGGTCCGGATCACCGGGGGTTTCTGGGCCCGGCGCCGGCAGACCAACGCGACCGCCACACTCGACCACTGCCGGGACTGGATGGAACGCGTCGGCTGGATCGGCAACTTCCGGGCCGCCGTGGAGGGCCGGATCCACCGGGACCGGCGGGGCCGGGAGTTCGCCGACTCCGACGTCTACAAGCTGCTGGAAGCCATGGCCTGGCAGGCCGGGCAGGCTCCCGGCGGTTCGCTCGACACGCAGGTCGCCGCACTCACCGAGGCCATCGCCCCCGCCCAGGAACCGGACGGCTACCTCAACACCGCCTTCGGCCGCCCCGGTCAGCAGCCCCGCTACAGCGACCTCGAATGGGGCCATGAGCTGTACTGCTACGGGCACCTGATCCAGGCGGGCGTCGCCCAGACCCGGGCCCGCGGCGAGGGTGAACTGGCGAAGATCGCCCGGCGGGCCGCCGACCACGTGTGCGCCACCTTCGGCCCGGGCGGCATCGAGGGCGTCTGCGGACA
The sequence above is a segment of the Streptomyces asoensis genome. Coding sequences within it:
- a CDS encoding carbohydrate ABC transporter permease — its product is MQVKAPDRATTADRPAVRRPARRPRTAAPRRHSRTIQGLGYAAPTAVFVAVFFLLPLLLVGQMSLSDWPLLAGDQGGNAPENYTDVTDSPLFWPAVRFTLLYTGIVTVVLLGLALLLALLVQESRPGAGFFRTVYFLPGALGLASASLLFWGLYSPTTGPLSRVLERLGLVDDPVSFLGTPTSALLSTVFLVVWKFAGFYMLILLVGLQRIPHEVYEAARMDGARRGQIFRSITLPLLRPSLALSLLLCVTGSLLAFDQFFVLTKGGPDNSTVTVVQLIYREAFQRLNLGTAAALSIVVLAALLLLNALQFRGLRRADES
- a CDS encoding carbohydrate ABC transporter permease, encoding MLTRALGRTPYYVVAGGLAVIFLFPLLWNAWASVSAQPGTAQETGYGLGNYRTLLDYDAGLWRYLGNSTVVAALTVALTLGVSLLGGYAFARFDFPGKNLLFLLTLAILMVPYATLLIPLYVLLGRLHLQNSLLGLSLVLAMFQLPFATFMMRISFEAVPRELEESALVDGCGTAGALRRVLLPAVRPGLITVGLFAFLAAWNDFIAPLILISDSEKAPLPLAVANLRQQSMGAVDYGATEAGVVVLAVPCLLLFLLLQRHYVRGFMAGALKG
- a CDS encoding ABC transporter substrate-binding protein, which translates into the protein MGSTTGPRGPVRRLTTGAVALLAAASLITACGSGDGGSDGGGGGGAADAKGVDDGTTLTMWTRAATRPQSEALVEAYNAAHKNKIKLTVVPTDDYQAKVGAAAGSRDLPDLFASDVVFVPNYTTSGLFADLTERVDALPFAADLAQSHIKAGTYEGKKYVVPHTLDLSVLFYNKELYRKAKLDPAKPPTTLSEWDQQARAVDALGGGVDGTFFGGNCGGCGVFTWWPSVWAGGEEVLNKEGTEANLDSATAKKVYDTYRGWVQDDIVAPGARDETGTTWTGVFPKGKVGVMPMPSTTLGLMPKNLDLGVAPIPGPDGGTSTFVGGDAIGISATSKSADQAWNFLAWSLGDEAQVDVVAAHKDVVARTDLAANKYSAADPRLVTINQLVTNGRTPYALKFGQTFNDPNGPWLSLMRDAVFGDGTSVEKDNKAVTASLAD